In a single window of the Lagenorhynchus albirostris chromosome 19, mLagAlb1.1, whole genome shotgun sequence genome:
- the FUT2 gene encoding galactoside alpha-(1,2)-fucosyltransferase 2, with protein MWCERIVTSQVSAMLSTQAPFFFPTAPFILFVFTASTVFHLQQRLVKIQPTWELQTLEPATEESPSSPQRSPRPKGMWTINAIGRLGNQMGEYATLFALAKMNGRPAFISPQMHSTLAPIFRITLPVLHDTTASRIPWQNYPLNDWMEERYRHIPGEYVRLTGYPCSWTFYHHVRAEILQEFTLHDHVREEAQNFLRGLQVNGSRPSTYIGVHVRRGDYVHVMPNVWKGVVADRGYLQQALDWFRARYRSPIFVVTSNGMAWCRENIEASRGDVVFAGNGIEGSPAKDFALLTQCNHTIMTIGTFGIWAAYLAGGETIYLANYTLPDSPFLKVFKPEAAFLPDWTGIAADLSPLLKH; from the exons ATGTGGTGTGAGAGGATTGTCACGTCCCAGGTCTCGG CCATGCTCAGCACACAGGCACCTTTCTTCTTCCCCACGGCCCCCTTCATCCTCTTTGTCTTCACGGCTTCCACCGTATTTCACCTTCAGCAGAGGCTAGTGAAGATTCAGCCCACATGGGAGTTACAGACACTGGAGCCAGCAACCGAGGAATCTCCCTCGAGCCCCCAGCGGAGCCCCCGGCCAAAGGGCATGTGGACGATCAATGCCATAGGCCGCCTGGGGAACCAGATGGGGGAGTACGCCACCCTGTTCGCCCTGGCCAAGATGAATGGGCGGCCGGCCTTCATCTCGCCCCAGATGCACAGCACGCTGGCCCCCATCTTCAGAATTACCCTCCCCGTCCTGCACGACACCACGGCCAGCAGGATCCCCTGGCAGAACTACCCCCTGAACGACTGGATGGAAGAGCGGTACCGACACATCCCGGGAGAGTATGTGCGCCTCACCGGCTACCCCTGCTCTTGGACCTTCTACCACCACGTCCGCGCCGAGATCCTCCAGGAGTTCACCCTGCACGACCACGTGCGTGAGGAGGCCCAGAATTTTCTGCGGGGTCTGCAGGTGAATGGGAGCCGGCCGAGCACCTACATAGGGGTCCACGTGCGCCGGGGGGACTACGTCCACGTTATGCCCAACGTGTGGAAGGGCGTGGTGGCCGACCGGGGCTACCTGCAGCAGGCCCTGGACTGGTTCCGGGCTCGCTACCGCTCCCCCATCTTCGTGGTCACCAGCAACGGCATGGCCTGGTGTCGGGAAAACATTGAGGCTTCCCGTGGGGATGTGGTCTTTGCCGGCAATGGCATTGAGGGCTCACCCGCCAAGGACTTTGCATTGCTCACGCAATGTAATCACACCATCATGACCATTGGGACGTTTGGGATCTGGGCCGCCTACCTCGCAGGTGGAGAGACCATCTACCTGGCCAATTATACCCTCCCAGACTCTCCCTTCCTCAAAGTCTTTAAGCCAGAGGCAGCCTTCCTGCCAGATTGGACTGGGATCGCGGCAGACCTGTCCCCACTCCTCAAGCACTGA